A window of Paraburkholderia bryophila contains these coding sequences:
- a CDS encoding GMC family oxidoreductase, translating to MSTQTKPHVDAVIVGFGWTGAILAKELTEAGLNVVALERGEYRDTYPDGAYPNTIDELTYNIRKKLFLDLSKTTVSIRHNIAETALPYRQLAAFLPGEGVGGAGLHWSGVHFRITPEELNLRSHYEERYGKRFIPEGMTIQDYGVTYDELEPHFDFAEKVFGTSGQAYKVNGKVVGDGNVFEAPRSDNFPLAAQLNTYSAERFGKAARELGLNPYRLPSANTSGPYTNPYGAQMGPCNFCGFCSGYACYMYSKASPNLNILPALKPLPNFELRSRCHVLRVDLDDTKKRAKGVTYVDPAGNEVFQPADLVIVAAFQYHNVHLLLLSGIGKPYDPISGEGVVGRNFAYQNLSTITAFFDKDTFTNPFIGAGGNGVAVDDFNADNFDHGPLGFVGGSPLWVNQAGTKPISGIATPDGTPNWGSDWKKSVKDHYAHTISMDAHGSNMSYRDVFLDLDPTYRDSYGQPLLRMTFDWKDNDIKMARYVTGQMHKIAQQMGPKSINVYTREFGAHFDSRRYQTTHLVGGAVMGTDPKTSVLNRYLQSWDVHNVFVMGSSAFPQGIGYNPTGLVAALAYWSAKAIRTQYLKNPGPLVSV from the coding sequence ATGTCTACTCAAACCAAACCGCACGTCGACGCGGTCATCGTCGGCTTCGGCTGGACCGGTGCGATCCTCGCGAAAGAACTCACCGAAGCGGGCCTGAACGTGGTCGCGCTGGAACGCGGCGAGTATCGCGACACCTATCCGGACGGCGCGTATCCGAACACGATCGACGAACTGACCTACAACATCCGCAAAAAACTGTTCCTCGATCTGTCGAAGACCACCGTATCGATCCGCCACAACATCGCCGAAACCGCGCTGCCGTACCGGCAACTCGCGGCGTTTCTGCCGGGCGAAGGCGTCGGCGGCGCGGGTCTGCACTGGTCGGGTGTGCACTTCCGCATCACGCCGGAAGAACTGAATCTTCGCAGCCACTACGAAGAGCGCTACGGCAAGCGCTTCATTCCGGAAGGCATGACGATCCAGGACTACGGCGTGACTTACGACGAACTCGAACCGCATTTCGACTTCGCCGAAAAAGTATTCGGCACCTCGGGCCAGGCCTATAAAGTCAACGGCAAGGTAGTCGGCGACGGCAACGTATTCGAAGCGCCGCGCAGCGATAACTTCCCGCTCGCCGCGCAGTTGAACACCTATTCCGCCGAACGTTTCGGCAAAGCCGCGCGGGAACTCGGTCTGAATCCGTACCGTCTGCCCTCGGCGAATACCTCGGGTCCGTACACGAACCCGTACGGCGCGCAAATGGGACCGTGCAACTTCTGCGGCTTCTGCAGCGGCTACGCGTGCTACATGTACTCGAAGGCATCGCCGAATCTGAACATTCTGCCCGCGCTCAAACCGCTGCCGAACTTCGAACTGCGCTCGCGTTGCCACGTGCTGCGCGTCGATCTCGACGATACGAAAAAACGCGCAAAAGGGGTGACGTATGTCGATCCCGCAGGCAACGAAGTGTTCCAGCCCGCCGATCTCGTGATCGTCGCGGCGTTCCAGTATCACAACGTGCATCTGCTTCTGCTGTCGGGCATCGGCAAGCCTTACGACCCGATCTCGGGCGAAGGCGTGGTGGGCCGAAATTTCGCGTACCAGAACCTGTCGACGATCACCGCGTTCTTCGACAAGGACACCTTCACCAATCCGTTCATCGGCGCGGGCGGCAACGGCGTCGCGGTGGACGACTTCAACGCCGACAACTTCGATCACGGCCCGCTGGGTTTCGTCGGCGGTTCGCCATTGTGGGTGAATCAGGCGGGTACGAAGCCGATCAGCGGCATCGCGACGCCGGACGGTACGCCGAACTGGGGCTCGGACTGGAAGAAGTCGGTGAAAGACCACTACGCGCACACCATTTCCATGGATGCGCACGGCTCGAACATGTCGTACCGTGACGTGTTCCTCGACCTCGATCCGACCTATCGCGATTCGTACGGTCAGCCGCTGCTGCGCATGACCTTCGACTGGAAAGACAATGACATCAAGATGGCCCGCTACGTGACCGGTCAAATGCACAAGATCGCGCAACAGATGGGACCGAAGTCGATCAACGTCTACACGCGCGAATTCGGCGCGCACTTCGACTCGCGCCGTTATCAGACCACGCACCTGGTGGGTGGCGCGGTGATGGGCACAGATCCGAAGACCAGTGTGTTGAACCGCTATCTGCAAAGCTGGGACGTGCATAACGTGTTCGTGATGGGGTCGTCGGCGTTTCCGCAAGGCATCGGCTACAACCCGACGGGCCTCGTCGCCGCGCTGGCCTACTGGTCGGCGAAAGCGATCCGCACGCAGTACCTGAAGAACCCCGGGCCGCTGGTGAGCGTATGA
- a CDS encoding c-type cytochrome, with protein MKKINEIQRIARAIKRAGAASLLVAAAISAPFAAQATTVATASATTAAPTQPQPQSQSQSDAALIAHGEYLARAGDCIACHSTPAGKPFAGGLKFDTPIGAIYSTNITPDRNTGIGSWTFAQFDRAVRAGVKPNGDTLYPAMPFPSYARLNENDMHALYAYFTHGVAPVNQANRAVDIVWPLSMRWPLGIWRHLFAPEPATFNATHYTDPVIARGAYLVQGLGHCGACHTPRAVTMQERSLTDLDGSEFLAGGTAIDGWVPSSLRANPRTGIGAWSEADLVQFLKTGRTQHSAAFGGMTDVVQHSMQHMSDADLTAIARYLKTLPSTDPKETPYAYNDTAAHALRTGDATAPGAAVYRDNCTACHRSDGRGYNRVFPALGGNPVVQGKDATSLIHVLLTGSTLEGTKTAPSSFTMPPFGWRLNDQEVADVTNFVRTSWGNAGSMVSASDVAKVRKTVTVHAPDMPPGASLSH; from the coding sequence ATGAAGAAGATCAACGAAATCCAACGTATCGCGCGGGCGATCAAACGTGCGGGCGCGGCATCGCTGCTCGTAGCGGCCGCGATAAGCGCACCGTTCGCGGCGCAAGCGACGACAGTGGCAACGGCAAGTGCAACGACGGCAGCGCCGACTCAACCGCAACCGCAATCGCAATCGCAATCCGACGCGGCACTCATCGCCCACGGCGAATACCTCGCGCGCGCCGGCGACTGCATCGCGTGTCATTCAACACCCGCAGGAAAACCCTTCGCAGGTGGCCTGAAATTCGACACGCCGATCGGCGCGATCTACTCGACCAACATCACACCGGACCGCAACACCGGCATCGGTTCATGGACCTTCGCGCAATTCGATCGCGCGGTGCGAGCGGGCGTGAAGCCAAACGGCGACACGTTGTATCCGGCCATGCCGTTCCCGTCCTACGCGCGTCTGAACGAAAACGACATGCACGCGCTGTACGCGTACTTCACGCATGGCGTCGCGCCGGTCAACCAGGCGAACCGCGCCGTCGATATCGTCTGGCCGCTGTCCATGCGCTGGCCGCTCGGCATCTGGCGTCATCTGTTCGCACCTGAACCCGCCACGTTCAACGCAACGCACTACACCGATCCGGTCATCGCACGCGGCGCGTACCTCGTGCAAGGCCTCGGCCACTGCGGCGCGTGCCACACGCCGCGCGCCGTGACGATGCAGGAACGCTCGCTCACCGACCTGGATGGCTCCGAGTTCCTCGCGGGCGGCACTGCCATCGACGGATGGGTTCCTTCGAGCCTGCGCGCCAATCCGCGCACCGGCATCGGCGCATGGAGCGAAGCCGACCTCGTGCAGTTCCTGAAAACGGGCCGCACGCAGCACAGCGCGGCATTCGGCGGTATGACGGATGTCGTGCAACACAGCATGCAGCACATGAGCGACGCGGACCTCACCGCCATCGCGCGATATCTGAAGACGCTGCCGTCCACCGATCCGAAGGAAACGCCGTACGCGTACAACGACACCGCCGCACACGCACTGCGTACCGGCGACGCCACCGCACCCGGCGCGGCCGTCTATCGCGACAACTGCACGGCCTGCCATCGCAGCGACGGCCGCGGCTACAACCGCGTGTTCCCGGCACTCGGCGGCAACCCGGTCGTACAGGGTAAAGACGCGACGTCGCTGATTCATGTGTTGCTCACCGGCAGCACGCTCGAAGGCACGAAAACCGCGCCGTCCTCGTTCACGATGCCACCGTTCGGGTGGCGCCTGAACGATCAGGAAGTCGCGGACGTCACGAACTTCGTGCGCACGAGTTGGGGCAATGCCGGTTCGATGGTCAGCGCGTCCGACGTGGCGAAGGTCCGCAAGACCGTCACCGTGCATGCGCCCGACATGCCGCCGGGTGCTTCGCTGAGTCACTAA
- a CDS encoding porin: MKKQWIAAPLMLSFAGIASAQSSVTLYGIVDAGISYRSSERTGTAGNYSGHSNVAATSGNLSGSRWGIKGQDDLGGGWKALFQLEDGFDITNGKTGQNGGLFGRQAYVGIGSQQYGTITLGRQYTSLNDFVAPVAPVALVGGYGAHPGDIDDLDQTARVNNSIKYTSANYAGFTFGALYGFGGQPGSLKQLNTWSVGAGYANGPLHVGVGYERSDNSKSGPTDSTYGKWNGTDDGLFNSSINEGYASAQSQQIIATGATYDFGPALVGVNYSNVQYRSGADSLFKGHATFNIAGVFGQWTIRPAVQLFAGYSYTRGGEVDGVDERAQYHNVTLGAQYNLSKRSTVYLMGGYQHASGGTLDALGNPVAATASVSDKGNSHSSAAQSQAIVSIGVRHKF; encoded by the coding sequence ATGAAAAAGCAATGGATTGCGGCCCCTCTGATGTTGTCTTTCGCCGGCATTGCGTCCGCGCAGAGTTCCGTGACGCTGTACGGTATCGTCGATGCGGGCATCTCGTATCGCAGCAGTGAACGCACCGGCACGGCCGGCAATTACAGTGGCCATTCGAACGTTGCGGCGACGAGCGGCAACCTGTCCGGCAGCCGCTGGGGCATCAAAGGTCAAGACGATCTGGGCGGCGGCTGGAAAGCGCTGTTCCAGTTGGAGGACGGCTTCGACATCACGAACGGCAAGACCGGCCAGAACGGCGGATTGTTCGGCCGCCAGGCGTACGTGGGGATCGGCAGCCAGCAATACGGCACGATCACGCTGGGCCGTCAGTACACGTCGCTGAACGATTTCGTGGCGCCCGTTGCACCGGTCGCGCTGGTGGGCGGCTACGGCGCGCATCCGGGCGACATCGACGATCTCGATCAGACCGCGCGCGTCAACAACTCGATCAAGTACACCAGCGCGAATTACGCGGGCTTCACCTTCGGCGCGCTGTATGGATTCGGTGGTCAACCGGGCAGCTTGAAGCAGCTGAACACGTGGAGCGTGGGTGCCGGCTATGCGAACGGACCGCTGCACGTGGGCGTTGGTTATGAACGTTCGGATAACAGCAAGAGCGGCCCGACAGACAGCACCTACGGCAAATGGAACGGCACCGACGACGGTCTGTTCAATTCATCGATCAACGAAGGCTACGCCAGCGCGCAATCGCAACAGATCATCGCAACCGGCGCAACGTATGACTTCGGCCCGGCACTGGTCGGCGTGAACTACAGCAACGTGCAATACCGTTCAGGCGCCGACTCGCTGTTCAAGGGTCACGCAACGTTCAACATTGCGGGCGTGTTCGGTCAATGGACGATCCGGCCGGCCGTGCAACTGTTCGCGGGCTACAGTTACACGCGCGGCGGCGAGGTGGATGGCGTGGATGAGCGCGCGCAGTATCACAACGTCACGCTCGGCGCGCAATACAACCTGTCGAAGCGCTCCACGGTCTATCTGATGGGCGGCTATCAGCACGCGTCCGGCGGCACGCTGGACGCGCTCGGCAATCCGGTCGCCGCCACCGCGTCGGTCAGCGACAAGGGCAATAGCCACTCGTCGGCGGCGCAGTCGCAGGCGATTGTGAGCATCGGCGTGCGCCACAAGTTCTGA
- a CDS encoding FAD-binding oxidoreductase has protein sequence MTDLQQALVEQLGDQCVSLDPGVLDAHAGDWSDTEKRRPSLVLTPRTPDEVARALGVLSALRQKVVVQGGLTGLAGGATPQAGEVAMSLAKMNAIEEFDQVGGTITVQAGLALEQLQTHVEAQGWFFPLDLGARGSCQIGGNAATNAGGNRVVRFGVMRDLILGMEVALADGTVLTMMNKVTKNTTGIDLKQLFIGSEGILGVITRLVLKLEPKPTVANTALCALGSFDAATRLLKELRRRLPALSSFELMWDDFMSAAMEIGGLKAPFATRSPVYVLVETLGGSEESERKALEEVLEYALENEIVDDVIVAQSLDHARQLWAYRETVGELLSRLKPHAAFDVGLPMIEMDGFVTAMKQALTSRFPEQTHLFFGHLGDGNLHLLSGPYANMADMHQVETLVYEQVQKAGGCISAEHGIGVVKQEFLHLSRSSAETDLMRKLKNLLDPCGILNDARVIAPDLSQGGAQPATPAPH, from the coding sequence ATGACGGACTTACAGCAGGCACTCGTTGAACAACTGGGCGACCAATGCGTGTCGCTCGACCCAGGCGTGCTCGACGCGCATGCGGGCGACTGGAGCGACACGGAGAAGCGACGCCCGTCGCTCGTGCTGACGCCGCGCACGCCCGACGAAGTGGCGCGCGCGCTCGGCGTGCTGTCGGCGCTTCGGCAGAAGGTCGTCGTACAGGGCGGCTTGACCGGTCTCGCAGGTGGCGCGACGCCGCAGGCTGGCGAGGTCGCGATGTCGCTCGCGAAAATGAACGCGATCGAAGAGTTCGACCAGGTTGGCGGCACGATCACCGTGCAGGCCGGACTCGCGCTGGAGCAGTTGCAGACCCACGTCGAAGCGCAGGGGTGGTTCTTTCCGCTCGATCTCGGCGCGCGCGGCTCGTGTCAGATTGGCGGCAATGCGGCCACCAATGCGGGCGGCAACCGGGTAGTGCGGTTCGGCGTGATGCGCGATCTGATTCTCGGCATGGAAGTGGCGCTCGCGGACGGCACCGTGCTGACGATGATGAACAAGGTCACCAAGAACACAACGGGCATCGATCTGAAGCAGTTGTTTATCGGCTCGGAAGGGATTCTCGGCGTGATTACGCGCCTCGTGCTGAAACTCGAACCGAAGCCGACGGTTGCGAATACCGCACTCTGTGCGCTCGGTTCGTTCGATGCCGCGACGCGTTTGCTGAAAGAACTGCGCCGTCGTTTGCCGGCGTTGTCGTCGTTCGAATTGATGTGGGACGACTTCATGTCCGCGGCAATGGAAATAGGCGGACTCAAGGCGCCGTTCGCCACGCGTTCACCGGTGTATGTACTGGTCGAAACGCTGGGCGGCTCAGAAGAGAGCGAGCGCAAGGCGCTCGAAGAAGTGCTGGAATACGCGCTGGAAAACGAAATCGTCGATGACGTGATCGTCGCGCAATCGCTCGATCACGCGCGGCAACTGTGGGCGTATCGCGAGACCGTCGGCGAATTGCTGAGTCGTCTAAAACCCCACGCCGCGTTCGACGTGGGCTTGCCGATGATCGAAATGGACGGCTTCGTCACGGCGATGAAACAGGCGTTGACGTCGCGCTTCCCTGAGCAAACGCATCTGTTCTTTGGCCATCTCGGCGATGGCAATCTGCATCTGCTGTCGGGCCCGTATGCGAACATGGCCGACATGCATCAGGTCGAAACGCTCGTCTATGAGCAGGTGCAAAAGGCTGGCGGATGCATCTCCGCCGAACACGGTATCGGTGTGGTCAAGCAGGAGTTCCTGCATCTGAGCCGCTCGTCAGCGGAGACGGACCTGATGCGCAAACTTAAAAACCTGCTCGACCCGTGCGGCATTCTGAACGACGCACGCGTGATCGCGCCGGACCTCTCGCAAGGCGGCGCTCAACCTGCAACGCCCGCGCCGCACTGA
- a CDS encoding MFS transporter → MASADLAAASHEPARQTRWKTVILASLGGSLEIYDFIIYGVFAREIARQFFPAADPIASLISTFGVFAIGYVSRPLGGIVLSSLGDRFGRRLVFLVSVLAMSASTIGIGLIPGYASIGVMAPVLLILLRLAQGFFLAGELPCSITYVVEEIPQRASLVSGLVIFCLNSGVLTATLISLALHAGLSAESVLAFGWRIAFIFGGVIGLVSYWLRTSLEESTEFQRLRSHKVKRPFRIVLTEYPKQVAVGVGVAGIVNASNSLLFVVLPSYMTTVLHVSPSLASAGQNIGIATMSASLLFFAWLGDRLPSRYWHRIGSLLMLAGSYPFYRLIAAHQIDPVAAFVVIGFVGGLVNGSYAYLLADLFPTPVRFSGIALSLNLATVIFTGITPLVVTQLLHKTGSAVAPGLFLTGVAVIALVAGLGLKRFGGQLGRVAEQG, encoded by the coding sequence ATGGCCTCAGCAGACCTGGCAGCGGCGTCGCATGAGCCTGCGCGCCAAACCCGTTGGAAGACGGTCATTCTCGCGAGCCTCGGCGGATCGCTGGAAATCTACGACTTCATTATTTACGGCGTGTTTGCCCGCGAAATCGCGCGGCAGTTCTTTCCCGCCGCCGATCCGATTGCATCGCTGATCAGCACGTTCGGCGTGTTCGCCATCGGTTATGTATCGCGGCCGCTTGGCGGCATCGTGCTCAGCAGTCTCGGCGATCGCTTCGGTCGTCGGCTGGTTTTTCTGGTCTCCGTGCTGGCGATGTCGGCCTCGACAATTGGCATTGGCCTGATTCCCGGTTATGCGTCCATCGGCGTGATGGCGCCGGTTCTGCTGATTCTGCTGCGGCTTGCACAAGGCTTCTTCCTTGCCGGCGAATTGCCGTGTTCGATCACGTATGTGGTGGAAGAGATTCCACAGCGGGCGAGTCTCGTTAGCGGGCTCGTCATCTTCTGTTTGAACTCGGGTGTGCTGACGGCCACGTTGATCAGCCTCGCGCTGCATGCGGGCTTGAGCGCCGAGTCCGTGCTGGCGTTCGGCTGGCGGATCGCGTTTATTTTCGGCGGTGTGATTGGGCTGGTCTCTTACTGGCTGCGCACGTCGCTGGAAGAATCGACGGAATTTCAGCGGCTGCGCAGTCATAAGGTCAAGCGGCCGTTCCGGATCGTGCTCACCGAGTATCCGAAGCAGGTGGCCGTGGGCGTCGGCGTGGCGGGCATTGTCAATGCGTCGAACAGTCTGCTGTTCGTGGTGTTGCCTTCGTATATGACGACTGTGCTGCACGTTTCGCCAAGTCTCGCGAGTGCCGGGCAGAACATCGGTATCGCGACCATGTCCGCGTCTTTGCTGTTCTTCGCGTGGCTCGGCGATCGGCTGCCTTCGCGCTATTGGCACCGGATTGGCTCGCTTCTGATGCTGGCCGGCAGCTATCCGTTCTATCGGCTCATCGCCGCGCATCAGATCGATCCGGTGGCCGCGTTCGTGGTGATCGGCTTTGTCGGTGGTCTGGTCAACGGGTCGTATGCGTACCTGCTGGCGGATCTGTTTCCCACGCCCGTGCGCTTCAGCGGCATTGCGTTATCACTCAATCTTGCTACAGTGATTTTTACGGGCATTACGCCGCTGGTCGTGACGCAGCTATTGCACAAGACCGGCTCGGCGGTAGCGCCCGGATTATTTCTGACCGGCGTCGCGGTGATCGCGCTCGTCGCCGGCTTGGGATTGAAGCGTTTCGGCGGCCAGCTCGGGCGCGTCGCGGAACAAGGCTGA
- a CDS encoding sulfatase-like hydrolase/transferase, protein MKPTNVLFILSDEHQHDLMGCAGHPFIHTPNLDALAAGGTRFSNAYTPSPICVPARASLATGRYVHDIRCWDNAIAYDGSTPGWAQYLTHDGMVTDSIGKLHYKSEAAPVGFRHQQHAVHILDGIGQVWGSVRNPLPRTMGRSPLYDKIGPGLSNYNRFDMRVADTAVDWLSDPRDDTKPWVLFAGLVAPHFPLIVPQEYLDLYDPASIELPPLQPSSGYVRHPWVERQAIHMDHDAAIGTDERRRLAMACYFALVTFLDAQVGKILAALKDNGLDESTTIIYSSDHGDNLGKRGMWNKCLMYRESTGVPMIVAGAGIPRGKVCETPVSLIDIQNTILERTGCIAPANASPGESLAKLANAPAQPERLVFSEYHAVGSETAAYMLANADYKYHHYVGLRPELFDLRRDPQELHDLAGLPEYAPVLASFEKRLRELLDPEGVDRLAKADQDRLIQAFGGREAALQTGTPAATPVPVA, encoded by the coding sequence ATGAAGCCCACGAACGTATTGTTCATTTTGTCGGACGAGCATCAGCACGACCTGATGGGATGCGCCGGCCACCCATTCATTCACACGCCAAATCTGGACGCGCTCGCCGCGGGCGGTACGCGCTTCAGCAATGCCTATACGCCGTCGCCGATTTGCGTGCCGGCCCGCGCGAGTCTCGCAACGGGCCGCTACGTGCACGACATTCGCTGCTGGGACAACGCGATTGCGTACGACGGCAGCACGCCCGGCTGGGCGCAGTACCTGACGCACGACGGCATGGTCACGGACTCGATCGGCAAGCTGCACTACAAGAGCGAGGCGGCGCCGGTCGGTTTTCGTCATCAGCAGCATGCGGTGCATATTCTCGATGGCATCGGCCAGGTGTGGGGTTCCGTGCGCAATCCGCTGCCGCGCACCATGGGACGCTCGCCGCTTTACGACAAGATCGGCCCGGGGCTGTCGAACTACAACCGCTTCGATATGCGGGTGGCCGATACGGCGGTCGACTGGCTCAGCGATCCGCGCGACGACACGAAACCTTGGGTGTTGTTCGCGGGACTCGTCGCACCGCATTTCCCACTGATCGTGCCGCAGGAATATCTCGATCTCTACGATCCCGCCAGCATCGAATTGCCGCCGTTGCAGCCGTCGAGCGGTTATGTCCGGCATCCGTGGGTCGAGCGTCAGGCGATTCATATGGATCACGACGCCGCGATCGGCACCGATGAACGCCGACGCCTCGCGATGGCCTGTTATTTCGCGCTGGTCACGTTCCTCGACGCGCAGGTCGGCAAGATTCTCGCGGCGCTCAAGGACAACGGTCTCGACGAGTCGACCACCATCATCTACAGCAGCGATCACGGCGATAACCTCGGCAAGCGCGGCATGTGGAACAAATGCCTGATGTACCGCGAGTCGACTGGTGTTCCGATGATCGTTGCGGGCGCAGGCATTCCGCGCGGCAAAGTGTGCGAAACGCCGGTGTCGTTGATCGACATTCAGAACACGATTCTGGAACGCACCGGTTGCATCGCGCCCGCGAACGCGAGCCCGGGCGAGTCGCTCGCGAAACTCGCCAACGCGCCGGCTCAACCCGAGCGACTGGTGTTCAGCGAGTACCACGCGGTTGGCTCGGAAACCGCCGCTTACATGCTGGCGAATGCGGACTACAAGTACCACCATTACGTGGGCTTGCGGCCCGAGCTGTTCGATCTGCGACGGGACCCGCAAGAGTTGCACGATCTCGCGGGACTGCCGGAATACGCACCGGTGCTGGCTTCGTTCGAGAAGCGTTTGCGTGAACTGCTCGATCCCGAAGGCGTGGACAGGCTCGCGAAAGCCGATCAGGATCGTCTGATTCAGGCATTCGGCGGCCGTGAAGCCGCTTTGCAAACCGGTACGCCCGCAGCGACGCCCGTACCCGTGGCATGA